A genomic window from Verrucomicrobiia bacterium includes:
- a CDS encoding ABC transporter ATP-binding protein/permease produces the protein MPEKTKNTSALYLTRFAKPYLPLIILSLVLLIAGRTFASFEPIWLKKVIDGLAAKSPFSAIVGFLGMYFLLSLGQIIFDFLRDYFFTPAEQGISRRMSETLYKHLLDLPVAYHHEQKIGALSKRLTRGGRAFAFLMDIMVLSLLPTFVELIIVTTLLLNLYSPVYALITFGTVVVYTAFTVWATEKRQKWRIAANQAEDDVSSHEIDSIGNIDTVKYFNNEPWLKKQYQPLIGTWYSAGVTSNRVFALVAGGQALILVAGMGGTLYLAVNQASFGILTVGDLVLLSTYIVRLTAPISTLGFIYRQLKDNLTDLQGISKILQEKVTIQEPVNPVAIPKPKGEVVFENVSFSYGNGRTILKDVHLDIKPGKRVAFVGPSGAGKSTIVKLLFRFFEPTAGQITVDGV, from the coding sequence ATGCCTGAAAAAACCAAAAATACCTCCGCACTTTACTTAACGCGCTTCGCCAAGCCCTACCTTCCGCTCATAATCTTGAGCCTGGTCCTTCTTATTGCCGGAAGGACATTTGCCAGCTTTGAGCCAATTTGGCTGAAAAAGGTAATCGATGGCTTGGCAGCAAAGAGTCCTTTCTCCGCCATCGTTGGCTTCCTTGGAATGTACTTCCTCCTGAGTCTGGGACAAATAATTTTCGATTTTCTCCGCGACTATTTCTTTACCCCCGCCGAACAGGGCATTTCCCGCCGCATGTCAGAGACGCTCTACAAGCACCTCTTAGACCTGCCTGTCGCCTACCATCACGAGCAGAAGATTGGGGCACTCAGTAAACGCTTGACGCGTGGTGGCCGCGCCTTTGCCTTCCTCATGGACATCATGGTGCTTTCCCTGCTCCCTACTTTTGTGGAGCTCATCATTGTTACAACCCTGCTCCTCAACCTGTACTCCCCGGTCTACGCCCTTATTACCTTTGGAACAGTAGTCGTGTACACCGCGTTCACCGTCTGGGCAACCGAGAAGCGCCAAAAGTGGCGCATCGCCGCCAACCAAGCAGAAGACGATGTTTCTTCCCACGAAATAGACAGCATTGGGAACATCGACACTGTTAAATATTTCAATAACGAGCCGTGGCTCAAAAAGCAGTACCAACCACTCATTGGGACCTGGTACAGCGCCGGGGTTACCTCTAACCGCGTTTTTGCCCTCGTTGCCGGTGGCCAAGCACTTATTCTGGTAGCGGGTATGGGTGGCACACTGTACCTGGCAGTGAACCAGGCCAGCTTTGGCATTCTTACAGTAGGTGACCTCGTGTTACTGAGTACCTACATCGTCCGCCTGACAGCGCCTATCAGCACACTTGGCTTTATCTACCGCCAGCTCAAGGACAACCTGACCGACCTGCAAGGCATTTCTAAGATTCTCCAAGAAAAGGTCACTATCCAGGAGCCTGTTAACCCTGTAGCTATTCCAAAGCCCAAAGGCGAAGTCGTATTCGAAAATGTGAGTTTTTCATACGGAAACGGCCGTACTATTTTGAAGGATGTCCATTTGGATATTAAGCCTGGCAAACGCGTTGCCTTTGTTGGGCCGTCCGGTGCCGGCAAGTCTACTATCGTCAAGCTGCTTTTCCGTTTCTTTGAACCGACTGCTGGGCAAATTACCGTAGATGGTGTG